CGTTGCCGCGGCTGTCGACCACCGAGAAATGCGTGGTGTTGCTGCCCTCGCGTGGCGACGTTGCCGCGGAAACGAGATCCTTGGACGGCGTGGCGCGCTCGGTCGAAATCCCTGCGCGTAGCTTCGCGGCATAGTCCTTCGCAATGAGCCGATCGATCGGCGCGTTGACGAAGGCGGGATCGCCGAGATAGCGCGCGCGATCGGCGTAGGCGCGTTTCATGGCTTCGATCAGCAGATGCAGAGACGCCGGCGAGCCCTGCTTCAGATCGGCGAGCTGAAAGCCTTCGAGAATGTTGAGCGTCTCGACCAGCACGATGCCGCCGGACGACGGCAGCGGCATCGAGACAATGTCGTAGCCGCGATAGGTTCCGTGCACCGGGGTGCGGATCACCGGCTGATAGGCCTTCAGATCGGCCGGCGTCATGATGCCGCCGGCATCGGTCACGGACCTCGCGATCTTTTCAGCCACCGGCCCCTCGTAGAAGCCGCGCGGTCCTTGCGCCGCGATGCTCGCCAGCGTGTCGGCAAGATCGCTCTGCACCAGCCTGTCGCCTTCACCAAACGGCGTGCCATCGGGCTTTGCGAAAATCCGGGCTGACGATGGAAAGCGTGCCAGCCGCGGGTACCCGCCGGGCAGCGTATCGGCGATGTCGTCGGTGACGATAAATCCATCGCGGGCAAGCTTGATCGCAGGCTCGAGCAACTGCGCCAGCGTAAATTGACCCGAGCCGTATTTCTCCAGCGCCATGGCCAGGCCCGCGACCGTGCCGGGCACGCCGATGCCGAGCCCGGAATCACGCGATTTGGCGGCGTCGGGCTTGCCGTCGGGCCCGAGGAAAATCTGCGCCGTGGTCGCCGCGGGTGCGGTCTCGCGATAGTCGATTGCGACATCCTCATTGCGTTCGGCCGAATGGATCACCATGAAGCCGCCACCGCCGATATTGCCGGCGCGCGGATACGTCACCGCCATCGCGAAGCCGGTTGCGACGGCCGCGTCGACGGCATTGCCGCCACGCCGCAAGATGTCGGCGCCGACCTGCGCTGAGATCTTCTCTTGCGCCACCACCATGCCATGCTCGGCGGGGATGGCGTGCACGGTGTCAAGCGCGGGCGGCACATACGCCCGCCGCGCATCCTGAGCGGTCGCCGATGCGAGGCCAAACGCCAGAGTGGCGATCAGTCCGAAAAAAGCACGTCGTGTCGAAAATGACGCCATCATCAAATTTCCGCCAAGCATTCGGGCCAGTTCAAACGCGTCGTAACAATGCTATACGGTTTGCGCAAAGCGAGGCAAAACTGTTTGTGATGAGGACTGCGTGATGACGACGATCGCCCCGGATGCGCGCCTGGCCGGCGCCCCGCGGACTTATCCGCCGCGCGCCGCCGTCATCAGCTGGATCTTCTTCGATTGGGCCGCGCAGCCCTATTTCACCCTGGTCACGACCTTCGTGTTCGCGCCCTATTTTGCCACCAGCGTGGCGTCCGATCCGGCCACTGGCCAGTCGCTCTGGGGGTTTGCGATGGCAGCAGCTGGCATGGCGATTGCGCTGTTGTCCCCGGTGCTTGGCGCCATCGCGGATGCTTCGGGCCGCCGCAAGCCGTGGATCGCCGCGTTCGGCGCAGTTCTGGTGGTGGCTTCGTGCGCGCTGTGGATCGGCAAGCCTGGCGATCACGCCATCATTCCGCCGTTGCTCATCGCCGTTGCACTTGCCAGCGTCGGCGCGGAATTCGCCACCGTCTTCAACAATGCGATGATGCCGACGCTGGTGCCACCGGAGCGCATCGGCCGGCTCTCCGGCACCGGGTGGGCCACGGGTTACATCGGCGGCATCGTCAGCCTGATCATCGTGCTCGGCTTCTTTGCCGCCAATCCCGAGACCGGCCGCACGCTGCTTGGCTTCACGCCGCTGTTTGGGCTCGATCCCGCCACTCACGAAGGCGATCGTGCCGCGGGACCGTTGACCGGACTTTGGTTCATCGTCTTCGTGACGCCGATGTTCCTGTTTACGCCGGATTATCCGGCGAAGCTTCCGGTTCGCGCGGCGTTGCGTGAAGGACTGGCTGACCTCAAGCAATCGCTGAAGGATCTGCCGCAGCAGAAATCGCTCGCCGCGTTTCTGCTGGCCAACATGATCTACACGGATGGTCTTGTCTCGCTGTTCGCGTTCGGCGGCATCTATGCGGCCGGCACCTTCGGCTGGCATACGATTCAGATCGGCACGTTCGGAATCATCCTCGCCATCGCCGGCACCTTTGGTGCCTGGCTTGGTGGCAAGCTCGATGATCATCTCGGTCCGAAGCGCGTCATCGCCGGCAGCATGCTGATCCTGCTGCTCTCGGTCGCGGCGATCCTCCTCGTCGACAAGGACAGCATACTGTTCGTCAAGGTCGCGCCGCCGGTGCCGGGCGGGCCAATGTTCGGCGCCGCCGCCGAGCGCGCCTATATCGTGCTCGGCTGTCTCATCGGCGCGGCCGGGGGCCCGCTTCAGGCGGCCTCGCGCACGCTGTTGATCCGGCTCGCGCCGAAGGATCGCATCGCGCAGTACTTTGGCTTGTTCGCGCTGACCGGGAAGGTGACGTCCTTCATCGGGCCGCTGCTGATCGGCGTGATCACCGCGGCCACCGCGAGCCAGAAGGCCGGCATGGCCGTGCTGGTGGCGTTTTTCGTGACGGGATTTGGGTTGTTGATGCGGGTGCGGGAGTAGCCGCACCACGCAATCCCATCCCCGTCATTGCGAGGAGCGAAGCGACGAAGCAATCCAGACTGCATCTGCGGAAAGATCCTGGATTGCTTCGCTTCGCTCGCAATGACGTGTTGATAGATCAGTGCCTGAAGTGCCGCGTGCCCGTGAACACCATGGCGATGCCGTGCTCGTCGGCGGCCTTGATCACCTCGTCATCGCGCATCGAGCCGCCGGGCTGCACCACTGCGGTGGCACCGGCCTCGATGCAGGCGAGCATGCCGTCGGCGAAGGGGAAGAACGCATCCGACGCGACCACCGAGCCCTTGGTCAGCGGCTCGGCAAGCTTCAACTCGTTCGCTGCATCCTGGGCCTTGCGTGCCGCGATCCGTGCCGAATCCACGCGGCTCATCTGGCCGGCGCCGATGCCAACGGTGGCGAGATCCTTGGCGTAGATGATGGTGTTGGACTTGACGTGCTTTGCCACCCGGAAGGCGAATTTCAAGTCACGCATTTCAGCATCCGTCGGTGCGCGCTTGGTGACGACCTTGAACGTCATGTCGTCGACCACCGCGTTGTCGCGGCTCTGCACCAGCAGGCCGCCCGCGACGGTCTTCGCGGTCAGGCCCGGCGCGCGCGGGTCGGGCAGGCTGCCCGCGAGCAGGAGGCGCAGATTCTTGCGCGCACCGATGATGGCGATCGCCTCTTCGCTGGCGTCAGGCGCGATGATCACCTCGGTGAAGATCTTGGTGATCTCGCGCGCAGTATCGGCATCGAGTGGCCGGTTCATCGCGATGATGCCGCCGAACGCCGAGGTGGAGTCGCAGGCCAGCGCCTTGCGATAGGCCTCGACGAGGTTTGCGCCTTCGGCGACGCCGCAGGGATTGGCGTGCTTGACGATCACGCAGGCGGCGGTGCGCTTGGTGTCGAACTCGCCGATGCACTCGTAGGCGGCATCGGTGTCGTTGATGTTGTTGTAGGAGAGCTCCTTGCCCTGGAGCTGCCGTGCGGTCGAGACGCCCGGCCGCTTGTCGGGCGTGGCGTAGAACGCCGCGGTCTGGTGCGGGTTCTCGCCGTAGCGCAGCGACTGGATCAGCTTGCCGCCGAAGGCGCGGAAGTCGGGGGCATCGATCTCGAGCTGCCGGTTGAACCAGTTCGAGATCGCAGCGTCGTAAGCGGCTGTGCGCGCATAGGCCTTCGCGGCGAGGCGGCGACGCAGCTTCAGCGTGGTCGCGCCGTTGTTGGCGGCAAGCTCGTCGAGTACGGCCTTGTAGTCGTCCGCTTCGACCACGACGGCGACGTCGTCATGGTTCTTCGCTGCGGCGCGGATCATTGCGGGGCCGCCGATGTCGATATTCTCGATGCAGTCCTCAAAGCCCGCGCCTTTGTCGACGGTCGCTTCGAACGGATAGAGATTGACGACGAGGAGGTCGATCGGCGCGATGCCATGCGTCTTCATCGCTTCGGCGTGTTCCTTGTTGTCGCGGATCGCGAGCAGGCCGCCATGCACCTTCGGATGCAGCGTCTTGACGCGGCCGTCCATCATCTCGGGGAAGCCGGTGAGATCGGAGACGTCCTTCACCTTGAGGCCGGCCGCGGCGATCGCTTTCGCGGTGCCGCCGGTCGAGACCAGCTCGACGTCATGCGCGGCAAGCGCCTTGGCGAACTCGATCAGGCCTGATTTGTCGGAGACGGAGAGAAGGGCGCGGGTGACGCGGCGGGGATGGTCAGTCATGAGCAAGATCCTCTGCTAACGGAGTGTCTATGCCCAGGCGCGCGGCGGATATGTGTCGCGCTTCCCGATGGTGCTCCATCCAAGGTCGCCAGTCGCGCGAACGAGCGCTCGATAGCAGCTTTCGGGCCTGTTCTCAACGGGTAGATAGGGCCGGATCTCGCCTGTTTACAGCGGAAGTTCCGGCTCGCGCCGCGCATTGCGGCGGGCATTGGTCACGGCGGGCGAAGCGGTAGAGCGAACGAAGCTCCAGCGGATCGAGGGCGCATGGCGGGCATCCTGGCGGATCACGATCTGGGCGGTGCGGCGGGGGCCGTCATTGCCGGCCAGGAACACGCTGTCCTCGAGATCGACCTTGTCGTCCAGGGCCTCGAAGGTCCAGACGTCGCGGTTCGGCAGCACCAGCATGACGCCGCGGGCATCAGACAGCCGGCTCGCCTTCACCGCGGGATGCAGATGGAAGCGCAGCGCGAAATCGGCGTCAGCGCCCTTGAGCCGGGCACCTTGCGGCGGCGACAGCGTGTCCTCGCCGTCGATCCGCGCGCCGTCATTGGCCACCATCAGCACGCGGCGATGGATCACGCCGAACTTGGCGAGATAGCCGTCATGCGAGGTCGTCAGCAGCGTGCCGCCCTCGACGATCTCGCGATAGCTCTCGACCTCATGAGGGCCGCTGATGATCGGCGCGCCGTGCAGCAGCCGCTTCATCGCCGACATCTCGACGAACTGGCAGGACGAGGTGTCGTGATAGGTCAGCGTCGAATGTGCCGCGGTGCCGCGCGCGAACGGCCGCCAATTGTCGCGGCCCGTGGTCGGCATGCCGCAATTGGTGACGATGCGGCTGATGCCGGAGGAGAGCTCGAACGACAGGCAGCCGGCATGCGCGTCGTGGCTGACGCCGGGCGGCGGCGGCGGCCCGGTGTCGATGATCACGGTGGTGGGGCCGGCATCGAGGCGCTGGAAGCCGGTATGCGGCATATTCGCCATCGGAGCGCCGTGGGCATCGTCATAGGCGAGCAGAGTGGCCAGCAGGTCGGATGACGTCGCACTCATGCCGTTGAACAGCGCGAAATTGCCGTCGCCGTGGCGGAAGAAGCGCAGCATCGGCATCATGCGGTCGATCGCATTGAGCAGCGCCGGCGGCGGCGCGATGTTGCGCGCGGCAAAGGTTTGCCGCAGCGGCAACAGGTCGATCAAGAGCTCGATCAGCGCACCTGGGTTGCGGGAGATGTGTCCGCCGTCAGGGAGAATCTGCCGCTGCAACTCGTCGGAGAGCTTTTTCGACGCGCTGCGGATATGACCAGCCTGATTGGCGAGGCAGAGCGTGGTGTAGCAGAGCGCGATCTGCACCTGAAGCTTCGGCACCCCGTCGGGGATGTTGACCATGGTGTAGCGCAGGAAGCGGATCTCGCGCGCGAGCGCGCGCAAATAGCGGCGATAGAATTTGTTGTCGGTGTCGTTGAGCACCAGTGGTGCCTGCGACAGCAGGGAGATTACGCGTCGTGCCAGCACGTCGGCCCGTCGGGCGACAGGGCGGCGTTTGTTGGCGGGATTGGTGATCCAGTCCTCGACCAGCGCGCGCGCATTCGCCCGGGTCAGCGCGGTATCGGCGGCACGCAGGTGCCGCAACCAGCCGAAGCCGAGCAGCGCGACCTCCCAATCCTCCGACGGCGGATCGAGATCGAAGATCGAGCGGCCATGGCAGTTGACGATCTTGCCGGCGAAGACGAAGCGGCCGGCATAGATCTCGGCGGCACGCGTCGCATCCGCGGTGCGCAAATCATGCGGCGCGATGATCAGCCGATCGGTCCGGCCGGGCCAGACCCGCGACAAGGCAACGGAACCGCCGCTCGCGCGCGCGAGCATGTTCCGCGCGAAGCGGTTCATGACCAGCGTCGAGATACGTCTGCGTTGAGCGACCGACACGCCTTGCCTTGAAGGGGGAGAGGATTCCGACGAATCCTTATTAATCCCAAAATCGGACGGCCGACACCACCTTGAAAGGCCCCGAATCAGGCTCGCGGTCGCAAAATCCGGTGCAAAATCAGGATTTAACGAGTCGGGCGGCGAAAAATCCGTCGAGCCCGCCGAGCTTTGGGTCGGCATGCGGCAGATGGCTCGGCAGGGTCCGCAGATCGCCGTCGGCCGTGATGATCTCGCTGAGCCCGGAGACCTCGCTGGCCTCGATCGGCACACGGCGAAGCGAGGGCTCTGCGGCCAGCAGCGTGGCGACGGCGTGCTCGCCTTCCTCGGGTTCCAGCGAACAGGTGCAATAGACCAGCGTCCCGCCCGGCTTGAGCAGCGAGACGGATTTCTTCAGCAGTCGCTGCTGGAGAACGGTCATCGCGGCGACGTCGGATTCCTGCCGCAGCCATGCGACGTCAGGATGCCGGCGGATCGTTCCCGTTGACGTACAGGGCGCATCGATCAGGATTCCATCGAAGCCGTCCGCTGGCCCCGTCCATTCCACGGCGTCAGCAACGACAGTCTCGGCCTGAAGCGACAGGCGGTTCAGATTTTCGCGCAGGCGCGCCACCCGGGCGGGCGAGCGGTCGAGTGCGGTGACGCGCGCGCCTGCCAGCGCCAGCTGCGCGGTCTTGCCGCCGGGCGCGGCGCAGAGATCGGCGATGGACTTGCCCTTGATGTCGCCGAACAGCCGGACCGGCAGCGCCGCAGCGGCGTCCTGCACCCACCATTGTCCCTCGGCGAAACCCGGCAGCATGGTCACCGAGCCGTGCAGCAGCGTGCGCACCGAGCCGGTCGGCAGCACCTCACCATGCAGACGGCTCGCCCATTGCGCGGCATCGGACTTCACCGTCAGATCGAGTGACGGTTCGTGGCCGAGCGCGAGCGCCATGTCCCGCGCGGTCGCCTCGCCGTAATGCGCGCTCCACCGCGCCAGCAGCCAGGGCGGCAGGTCCAGCGATTGCGATGCGACTTCCTCGACCAGCGCCTGGCCCTCGCGCGCGCAGCGGCGCAGCACGGCATTGACGAGGCCGGCATAGCGCGCGGCGCGCCGGTCGGATTGCACCAGGCGTACCGAGAGATCGACCGCGGCGTGATCGGGCACGTCCATCCAGAGAATCTGGGCGGCGCCGATCAGCAGCGCGCTCTGCGCGCGCGGTGCGTCTGAGGGAATGCCCTTGTCGAGCAGGCGCGACAGCACATGGCCGAGCGTGCCGAGACGGCGCAAGATGGTTGCGACCAGGCGCCGCATCAGCGCGCGGTCGCGGTCAGCAAGTGTCTTCAGTCCGGGATGGGCGCCGGAGCCGTCGAGCTGGTCATCGAGGGTGCGGTGCTTGTGCAGGACGCCGTCGACGATGTCGGCAGCGATCCGCCGCGCCGCAAGACCGGGCACTTCGGACGGAGGGGCAAAACGTTGAGATGGCATGCAGACGTAAGGTTCTGAGCGAGCGGCAGTTCCGCCGATAGGGGCGCATGCCTTGAGAGAACCTTCTGTGGCATGCGAATATGCCAAATGTAAGAATGGTCCCTGGCGATTTCAGCCTTTGGCCGCCATTTCAGCAATGCGTTATTGAACGTCGCGCGCATGACGTTCCTGCGCTAGGACCCCGAACGATGAACGACCCGTCTTCCGCCCCCCATCGTAAGCCCCTGCCACCGGCGGCGCAGCGCGCCCTGGCCGAAGCCGAGGCGCGCCGGCAAGCTGCCGCTGCGCATGCCAAGGACGATGCGAAGGCGGCACCGAAGGAATTGCAGGGGCCGAAGGGACCTGAGCCCACCCGTTACGGCGATTGGGAGCGCAAGGGCATCGCCTCGGATTTCTGAGGCTCTCTTGCCGTCTGCGCCGACTCAGCCCTAGCGTGCGCGGATGTCGCGCTTCGACCCCGGTCATCCATATCGCCCGTCTTACAGCGCCTCACCGTTCGGCCGCCGCTTCGCCGGGCTGGTGCCGTGGATGTTCGTCGTCGGGGTGGTGGTGGCGGTCGTGCTCACTTTCCGCCATGGGACGAAATGGCCGGTTCCGCATCCGGCCAACGAGCGCTCACAGGATGCCGAGATCATCCTGCAACAGACGACCAGTCCCGATATTCGCCTGCCGATCGATGTCGTCCGCACCATCGATGGTGACACTTTCGTAGCGCGCGTACGGCAGCGCGACGGGCGCGATCTCGTCGCGCGGGTCCGCCTGCGCGGCATCGATGCGCCCGAGATGAAGGCGTCCTGCCGGGACGAGCTGGACAAGGCCGAAGCGGCCACCGGCGCGCTGCGCAACCTGCTCGGCCAGGGCGGCGTCACGATCTACAATCTCGGCTCGGAAAAATATGGGCGCGTTCTTGCCGACGTCTCGACCAGGCGGACCGCCAATGTGTCGGCCGCGATGCTCGCGGGTGGCTATGCGCGCAGCTACAATGGCGGCCATCGCGACGGCTGGTGCAGGCGCGGCTGGCGCTTCTGGTGACAAAAAAGCCGCGTGTGACGGCGCGGCTTTTTCGATCTCTGCTTTGATCCCTTCGATCAGCGCGTCACGACCACCGTCGTTCCGACCGAGACGCGGCTGTAGAGGTCGGTGATGTCGTCGTTGAGCATGCGGATGCAGCCATAGGATACGAAGCCGCCGACCGAGCCCGGCACGTTGGTGCCGTGGATGGCGTATTCGCCGCCGGCCAGCGTCATCGCCGCGACGCCCATCGGGTTGCGCGGCGAGCCGCCCGGGATCACGTCGGGAAGCTGCGGCTTGTCGCGCTTCACTTCGGCGGGCGGCGACCAGGCCGGGTTGCGATACTTGCCGTCGATGCGGGTGGTGCCGGCCCACTGCTTGCCGGATTTGCCGACGCCGACCGGATATCGCACGGCGTGGCCGCTATCGAGGATGAGATAGAGCCGGCGCTCGTTGGTTTTGACCACGATGGTGCCGGGCGAATAGTTTTCGAGGTGGGCCCCCACCATTTCCGGCCGCGCCTCTGCCGCTGTCGACATCAAGACTCCGGTCCCGATGGTGGCGGCCAGCGCCAGCGCAATCTTCATCGACATCGATTTTCCCCTAGCCCGAAAAGATCGTCCAAATTCACGCAAAACCGGCAATTGCCCGCCTGCCCAGACATTCTTAACCGCGCTTGTTAACCGGACGGTTTCCACGCGCGGCCGCCAAGGGCGAGCCAGCAGGGGGAAGAAAGGAAATGTTCGAAATAAAGTAAATGACTTGAAAACAACACTCGGCGGGAAAGATGCGGCCGCGACGGCGCGCGCTCTGACAAGCGCGTGAAGATGTGAACTGGGGGCTGTTTGCCAGGGTGGCCGCCGGAACAGCGATCGCGTGTCCCGGACAAGCGGAGCGCAAATCCGGGACCCAGTTTCTTTACGTGGATGGGTGGGCCCCGGCTCTGCAGCGCACCGCCAAAAGAGGCGCTGCGCTGCGTCCGGGGCACGAGCGCTCAGGCCGACTTCTTGTTCTGCCGGTTCTTGACGAGATCGTCGACGACGGCGGGATCGGCCAAGGTCGAGGTGTCCCCCAAGCTGCCCGGTTCGTCCTCGGCGATCTTGCGCAGGATGCGGCGCATGATCTTGCCGGAGCGGGTCTTGGGCAGGCCCGGCGCGAACTGGATCTGGTCGGGCGACGCGATCGGTCCAATCTCCTTGCGCACCCAGGTGACGAGTTCCTTGCGCAGTTCCTCGGTCGGCTCGATGCCGGCCATCAGGGTCACATAGGCGTAGATGCCTTGGCCCTTGATGTCGTGCGGGAAGCCGACCACAGCCGCTTCCGACACCTTCTCATGTGCCACCAGCGCGCTCTCGACTTCGGCGGTGCCCATGCGATGGCCAGAGACGTTGATGACGTCGTCGACGCGGCCGGTGATCCAGTAATAGCCATCGGCGTCGCGGCGGCAGCCGTCGCCGGTGAAGTACTTGCCCTTGTAGGTCGAGAAATAGGTCTGCTCGAAGCGGGCGTGGTCGCCATAGACGGTGCGCATCTGGCCCGGCCATGAGCGCGTCAGACACAGATTGCCAGTGGTTTCACCCTCCAGCACCTTGCCGTCGGCATCGACGATCTCGGGTGCCACGCCGAAGAACGGCTGCGTCGCCGAGCCCGGCTTCAGCTTGGTCGCGCCCGGCAGCGGCGTGATCAGGATGCCGCCGGTCTCGG
This genomic interval from Bradyrhizobium guangzhouense contains the following:
- a CDS encoding heparinase II/III family protein — its product is MNRFARNMLARASGGSVALSRVWPGRTDRLIIAPHDLRTADATRAAEIYAGRFVFAGKIVNCHGRSIFDLDPPSEDWEVALLGFGWLRHLRAADTALTRANARALVEDWITNPANKRRPVARRADVLARRVISLLSQAPLVLNDTDNKFYRRYLRALAREIRFLRYTMVNIPDGVPKLQVQIALCYTTLCLANQAGHIRSASKKLSDELQRQILPDGGHISRNPGALIELLIDLLPLRQTFAARNIAPPPALLNAIDRMMPMLRFFRHGDGNFALFNGMSATSSDLLATLLAYDDAHGAPMANMPHTGFQRLDAGPTTVIIDTGPPPPPGVSHDAHAGCLSFELSSGISRIVTNCGMPTTGRDNWRPFARGTAAHSTLTYHDTSSCQFVEMSAMKRLLHGAPIISGPHEVESYREIVEGGTLLTTSHDGYLAKFGVIHRRVLMVANDGARIDGEDTLSPPQGARLKGADADFALRFHLHPAVKASRLSDARGVMLVLPNRDVWTFEALDDKVDLEDSVFLAGNDGPRRTAQIVIRQDARHAPSIRWSFVRSTASPAVTNARRNARREPELPL
- the purH gene encoding bifunctional phosphoribosylaminoimidazolecarboxamide formyltransferase/IMP cyclohydrolase, encoding MTDHPRRVTRALLSVSDKSGLIEFAKALAAHDVELVSTGGTAKAIAAAGLKVKDVSDLTGFPEMMDGRVKTLHPKVHGGLLAIRDNKEHAEAMKTHGIAPIDLLVVNLYPFEATVDKGAGFEDCIENIDIGGPAMIRAAAKNHDDVAVVVEADDYKAVLDELAANNGATTLKLRRRLAAKAYARTAAYDAAISNWFNRQLEIDAPDFRAFGGKLIQSLRYGENPHQTAAFYATPDKRPGVSTARQLQGKELSYNNINDTDAAYECIGEFDTKRTAACVIVKHANPCGVAEGANLVEAYRKALACDSTSAFGGIIAMNRPLDADTAREITKIFTEVIIAPDASEEAIAIIGARKNLRLLLAGSLPDPRAPGLTAKTVAGGLLVQSRDNAVVDDMTFKVVTKRAPTDAEMRDLKFAFRVAKHVKSNTIIYAKDLATVGIGAGQMSRVDSARIAARKAQDAANELKLAEPLTKGSVVASDAFFPFADGMLACIEAGATAVVQPGGSMRDDEVIKAADEHGIAMVFTGTRHFRH
- a CDS encoding MFS transporter; its protein translation is MTTIAPDARLAGAPRTYPPRAAVISWIFFDWAAQPYFTLVTTFVFAPYFATSVASDPATGQSLWGFAMAAAGMAIALLSPVLGAIADASGRRKPWIAAFGAVLVVASCALWIGKPGDHAIIPPLLIAVALASVGAEFATVFNNAMMPTLVPPERIGRLSGTGWATGYIGGIVSLIIVLGFFAANPETGRTLLGFTPLFGLDPATHEGDRAAGPLTGLWFIVFVTPMFLFTPDYPAKLPVRAALREGLADLKQSLKDLPQQKSLAAFLLANMIYTDGLVSLFAFGGIYAAGTFGWHTIQIGTFGIILAIAGTFGAWLGGKLDDHLGPKRVIAGSMLILLLSVAAILLVDKDSILFVKVAPPVPGGPMFGAAAERAYIVLGCLIGAAGGPLQAASRTLLIRLAPKDRIAQYFGLFALTGKVTSFIGPLLIGVITAATASQKAGMAVLVAFFVTGFGLLMRVRE
- a CDS encoding L,D-transpeptidase, with amino-acid sequence MSMKIALALAATIGTGVLMSTAAEARPEMVGAHLENYSPGTIVVKTNERRLYLILDSGHAVRYPVGVGKSGKQWAGTTRIDGKYRNPAWSPPAEVKRDKPQLPDVIPGGSPRNPMGVAAMTLAGGEYAIHGTNVPGSVGGFVSYGCIRMLNDDITDLYSRVSVGTTVVVTR
- a CDS encoding RsmB/NOP family class I SAM-dependent RNA methyltransferase, coding for MPSQRFAPPSEVPGLAARRIAADIVDGVLHKHRTLDDQLDGSGAHPGLKTLADRDRALMRRLVATILRRLGTLGHVLSRLLDKGIPSDAPRAQSALLIGAAQILWMDVPDHAAVDLSVRLVQSDRRAARYAGLVNAVLRRCAREGQALVEEVASQSLDLPPWLLARWSAHYGEATARDMALALGHEPSLDLTVKSDAAQWASRLHGEVLPTGSVRTLLHGSVTMLPGFAEGQWWVQDAAAALPVRLFGDIKGKSIADLCAAPGGKTAQLALAGARVTALDRSPARVARLRENLNRLSLQAETVVADAVEWTGPADGFDGILIDAPCTSTGTIRRHPDVAWLRQESDVAAMTVLQQRLLKKSVSLLKPGGTLVYCTCSLEPEEGEHAVATLLAAEPSLRRVPIEASEVSGLSEIITADGDLRTLPSHLPHADPKLGGLDGFFAARLVKS
- the ggt gene encoding gamma-glutamyltransferase is translated as MMASFSTRRAFFGLIATLAFGLASATAQDARRAYVPPALDTVHAIPAEHGMVVAQEKISAQVGADILRRGGNAVDAAVATGFAMAVTYPRAGNIGGGGFMVIHSAERNEDVAIDYRETAPAATTAQIFLGPDGKPDAAKSRDSGLGIGVPGTVAGLAMALEKYGSGQFTLAQLLEPAIKLARDGFIVTDDIADTLPGGYPRLARFPSSARIFAKPDGTPFGEGDRLVQSDLADTLASIAAQGPRGFYEGPVAEKIARSVTDAGGIMTPADLKAYQPVIRTPVHGTYRGYDIVSMPLPSSGGIVLVETLNILEGFQLADLKQGSPASLHLLIEAMKRAYADRARYLGDPAFVNAPIDRLIAKDYAAKLRAGISTERATPSKDLVSAATSPREGSNTTHFSVVDSRGNAVSNTYTLNFSYGVGLVADGTGVLLNNELDDFTAAVGASNAYGLVGYEPNLPGPGKRPLSSMSPTIVLKDGKPVLVTGSPGGSRIISTVLQVIVNVLDYKMDVAAAVAAPRLHHQWLPDEVRVEHGFPDDVLFELKAMDHLIVEPMGQTSANSIAVTPNGPLGAPDPRTRGAAAAGQ
- a CDS encoding thermonuclease family protein encodes the protein MSRFDPGHPYRPSYSASPFGRRFAGLVPWMFVVGVVVAVVLTFRHGTKWPVPHPANERSQDAEIILQQTTSPDIRLPIDVVRTIDGDTFVARVRQRDGRDLVARVRLRGIDAPEMKASCRDELDKAEAATGALRNLLGQGGVTIYNLGSEKYGRVLADVSTRRTANVSAAMLAGGYARSYNGGHRDGWCRRGWRFW
- a CDS encoding DUF1674 domain-containing protein codes for the protein MNDPSSAPHRKPLPPAAQRALAEAEARRQAAAAHAKDDAKAAPKELQGPKGPEPTRYGDWERKGIASDF